A part of Chitinimonas koreensis genomic DNA contains:
- a CDS encoding helix-turn-helix domain-containing protein encodes MTVSTNSAIGGRLKLERVRLRLSQAEIARRGGLTIRTYGRYELGTSSPSAAFLAVLCANGFDVLYVISGIHSTAALTSDESVLLDEVRSLDEHGRFAVRHFVNGLLLRS; translated from the coding sequence ATGACGGTGAGCACAAATTCCGCCATTGGAGGCCGGCTTAAGCTGGAGCGTGTTCGGCTTCGTCTTTCCCAGGCCGAGATTGCCCGCCGTGGCGGTTTGACCATACGGACTTACGGGCGTTACGAGCTTGGCACTAGTTCTCCATCGGCTGCATTTCTAGCTGTTCTGTGTGCCAATGGATTTGATGTCCTTTACGTCATTTCTGGCATTCATAGTACGGCGGCGCTGACTAGCGATGAGTCAGTGCTGCTAGATGAGGTGCGATCGCTTGATGAACATGGCCGATTTGCAGTTCGGCATTTCGTCAATGGGCTGCTGTTGCGGTCTTAG
- a CDS encoding autoinducer binding domain-containing protein, which translates to MADIDPVIAMIRAKKPRPFHWNGLTYKGFDHIYEVGRAYGIRSGIIAPIRPGGRRRLSISLDSPYEIDGTPAQIADKVAALGKFAHGLAGAMIARYDHRSKLEVALNEDEKEMLKRLFGGCPPHDLPFKLRRGHDFVRITLTNAARKLGTNNPDTAAALAWHLGVLT; encoded by the coding sequence GTGGCCGATATTGACCCCGTTATTGCGATGATACGCGCGAAGAAGCCCCGGCCCTTTCATTGGAATGGTTTAACCTACAAAGGCTTCGATCACATATATGAAGTTGGCAGGGCTTACGGTATTCGATCCGGAATCATTGCGCCAATTCGCCCTGGAGGCCGGCGGCGGTTGTCAATATCGCTTGATAGTCCATACGAGATTGATGGCACGCCAGCCCAAATTGCCGATAAAGTCGCTGCGCTGGGAAAATTTGCCCACGGCCTCGCCGGAGCCATGATTGCCCGTTACGATCATCGCTCCAAGTTAGAGGTTGCGCTCAATGAAGACGAAAAGGAAATGCTAAAGCGTCTGTTTGGAGGGTGCCCGCCTCATGATTTGCCATTTAAGCTTCGGCGCGGCCATGATTTTGTTCGTATCACACTGACCAATGCCGCACGAAAGCTCGGCACCAATAATCCAGATACGGCCGCGGCCTTAGCTTGGCATCTTGGCGTTTTAACATGA
- a CDS encoding helix-turn-helix domain-containing protein translates to MLHFMDLQALIRSNVRRRLAELEPNPRRQLRKLSDLLGVDRSVAHRHLDGVATVSVLQRLAKALGVSPVSLLDAPAGSEVVAAQVDVEGEQHGCRAWLLPTLTTPYASDTLLAVSDSNGWQVNRFHRRRQAGRLVSRLDIIARPGPDDMPDSGALSAVISRNVRRLLTLYERDPRHQLRTLATLLSVHRSAAHRHMHGVSTIKVLGQLAEAFGVSPVALLSSAACDIDVVRARVDVDGAQYDCYAWLGTLEDSGTRVMRARQDGSVYRVGRYGPGRSVLRLDVITRVVVDDKPTIAIHCTDTVFSAEVAHILGDSGYLPAVYDDDHALLYALRPSPDDPTSRGSCRPAVLILNSPTAELLADQACRIVGDVVQTLVVTSDIRHADPVNGRFFVEKNAIRILVALRALTPGQRA, encoded by the coding sequence TTGCTGCATTTCATGGATCTACAGGCACTTATCCGAAGCAACGTTCGTCGGCGACTGGCCGAGCTGGAGCCGAACCCGCGGCGCCAGCTTCGGAAGCTTTCCGACCTGCTTGGCGTGGATCGCTCTGTTGCCCATCGCCACCTTGATGGCGTCGCGACTGTTTCGGTATTGCAGCGACTGGCCAAGGCGCTCGGGGTTTCACCCGTATCGCTGCTTGATGCTCCCGCTGGCAGTGAGGTAGTGGCGGCGCAGGTTGACGTGGAGGGTGAACAGCACGGTTGTCGAGCTTGGCTACTCCCGACGCTTACGACCCCGTATGCGTCAGATACGTTACTTGCGGTGTCAGATAGCAATGGGTGGCAGGTCAACCGCTTCCATCGTCGCAGGCAGGCAGGCCGCCTCGTATCACGTCTCGACATCATTGCCCGACCTGGGCCTGATGACATGCCAGACAGTGGCGCGCTCTCCGCTGTGATTTCTCGTAACGTTCGCCGGCTACTTACGCTTTACGAACGTGATCCCCGGCACCAGCTCAGGACGCTGGCGACGCTATTGTCGGTGCATCGGTCAGCGGCCCATCGACACATGCACGGCGTGTCGACGATCAAGGTGCTTGGGCAACTGGCCGAAGCGTTCGGAGTTTCGCCGGTGGCATTGCTTAGCTCGGCCGCCTGCGACATCGATGTAGTGCGCGCGCGAGTTGATGTTGATGGCGCGCAATACGATTGCTACGCCTGGCTGGGAACTCTTGAGGATTCAGGTACGAGAGTCATGCGCGCGCGGCAAGACGGCAGCGTCTATCGAGTTGGCCGGTACGGACCTGGCCGGTCGGTCTTGCGCCTCGACGTGATTACACGTGTGGTTGTTGACGATAAGCCGACGATCGCCATTCATTGTACGGACACAGTTTTTTCAGCGGAGGTCGCGCACATTCTTGGAGATAGCGGCTACCTGCCTGCGGTCTATGACGACGACCACGCGCTCCTGTACGCACTGCGACCGTCTCCTGATGATCCGACGTCACGAGGATCATGCCGCCCCGCGGTGCTCATCCTGAACTCGCCCACCGCTGAGCTACTGGCGGATCAGGCCTGCCGCATCGTTGGCGATGTTGTGCAAACCCTCGTAGTTACAAGTGATATCCGCCATGCAGACCCTGTGAACGGTCGCTTTTTCGTTGAGAAAAACGCGATTCGTATACTGGTGGCGCTCCGAGCGTTGACCCCTGGTCAGCGCGCCTGA
- a CDS encoding helix-turn-helix domain-containing protein yields MSIENLDISSAIGQRLQTERLRMNMTQRQTAEVIGRSLLTYGKYELGETSPNADALHILHTKGFDVFFIVTGKKSKDELPDDQAALLHCWLRLDERGRAAVKQLAQTLSS; encoded by the coding sequence ATGAGCATAGAAAACTTAGACATCAGCTCGGCCATCGGCCAGCGGCTCCAGACCGAACGCCTGCGCATGAACATGACGCAGCGGCAGACGGCCGAGGTGATCGGGCGCTCCCTGCTCACCTACGGCAAGTACGAGCTTGGCGAAACGTCGCCTAACGCTGACGCGTTGCACATCCTCCATACCAAGGGATTTGATGTGTTTTTCATCGTCACCGGGAAGAAGTCCAAGGACGAGCTTCCTGACGACCAGGCCGCGCTACTACATTGCTGGCTCCGGCTGGATGAGCGAGGCCGGGCCGCGGTCAAGCAATTAGCGCAGACTTTGAGTAGCTAG